Below is a genomic region from Vicinamibacterales bacterium.
TGTATACCGCTTGTCAGCCAATTTCCGAAGGATTCGTACCACCGGCGCGATTCCATCACCGGGAATCCGTCGTGAATCATTTTACTGAACGAGCCGTTGGACCCTCCTGCTCAGACATCCGGGTCCACCAGAGCATCCCCGTGGACCGACTTCCACATGAATCCTACGGCTTGACATGCTTCCTTAACGCACGTGGACCAACCTCAGCACCATAAACGTTACCCTCGTTATCGATGGCCACACCTTCTGCTGCACTCGTGCCCGCGTTATCCTGGTCCGGCTCGGGATCAGGAATGAAAGCCACAACGAGCCCGTCACTGACACTTGCGATCCGAATGCCTCGTTTAAACCCGGGATTCCGCCGCCAGTTCGATTCCGAATCTGCGATGTAAAGCATGTCGTTCGTATCAATGCTCAAGCCACTCGCCCGGCCAAATCCGAAAAAGTCCCTGATGAACTCACCATCCTGGTCGAACACCTGTATGCGACGATTGCTCCGGTCACCGACATACAACAGGCCCTGCGAATCCATAGCGAGCGCGTGAGGCGTTCGAAACTGACCAGGCTCAGAACCTGTTTCACCCCACTCCGTAATGTAGGCGCCATCACTTGAAAATTTCACGATCCGATTATTCCCATTGGCGGGATGTCCGTCACCCACAAAAATGTCACCGTTTGGTGCCACGAGCACATCATTCGGTTGGTCGAATGTCTCCTCGGTGCGTCCCGCAACACCTGCGGTTCCAAGGCGCATCAACACTTCACCCTCTGGGCTGAACTTGATAACTTGGTGTCCGCGGTTACCCTCACCACGGGCATCGGCCACCCACACATTCCCCTGATCATCCACGTCAATTCCGTGCGGCCACACGAACATCCCAGCACCAAATCTCGTAAGAAGGTTGCCGTCTTTATCAAACTGAAAGACCGTATCCAAATCATCGTGACCCACACAGGTGTTCTCGCCACACCGATCAAGAGCCCAGATGGTTTCACCATCCGGAGAAACCTCGACCGCACTCGTTGATCCCCAGGCCCGTCCATCAGGAAGCGGAGCCCAGATCCCCCCCACAGTACGATACGGATTGGGTGCCTGGTTTTGTGCAGACACGGTCTCCACAGCACACGTGAACACGAGAATCAGACCGCATAGCACGGAGACAACTCGACCTGCATTGAACATGGCAGCCCTCCTAAAGTTAAAACATTTGGAGCCAGAGTGTATCACTGGACGCCAGCAACAACCACTGACCCTACACTGCGAACCAGGCCTAGTGTGTTGAAGAATTAGGGGTGCATACCTGCTAATGAGATAATCACACTCGAGTAATCAGATCTCGGAAACGGAGAAGCCATGAAACGACTATTCAGCAAGATTGCATTAGCTGGCTGCGGCATCTTGGTCATCGGAACTCTCCCGGTGAACGCTCAGGCAAACCTCCCCGCCTGCGACCCGGACAATGGCGGCATCACGTTACCGGACGGATTCTGTGCGATGGTGGTAGCGGACGACCTCGGTGCCGCCCGTCACCTGACCGTCGCACCGAACGGTGACCTGTATGTCGCAATCCGTAACCAAGGAGCACCTGCTGACATCATTGCTCTCCGCGATACCACGGGGGATGGTCGAGCTGACCACCAAGAACGATTCGGTAGAGATGGGGGCACGAGCATTGGCCTCCATAACAACTACCTCTACTTCGGTCGGGATACGGCCATCGAGCGCTTCCGAATGCGCGCGAACGAACTCATTCCCGAACAACCACCAGAACTGCTCGTTACCCTGCCCGACCAAGAGGGTCATCGTGCTAAAGGGTTTGCCTTTGACGGTACCGGGGGCATGTTTGTAAACGTTGGCGCTCCTTCTAATGCCTGCCAACCCGGCGGACGCGTACCTGAAGAGGCTGGTGAAAACCCCTGCTCGTTACTTGACCTCCATGGTGGCGTGTGGAGGTTCGACGAGAATGCAGCGAACCAAACTCAGGAAACTGGCACGCATTTCGCTACCGGCATGCGACAGAACTTTGCGATGGCATGGCATCCGACCGAAGGTGGGCTGTATTTAGTCCAGCACGGACGCGACCAACTCAACACGCTATGGCCAGGGCGGTTCACCGACGAGCAGAACGCCGAACTTCCTTCGGAAGAGTTCCTAAAGATTGAGGAAGGCTCCAACTTCGGTTGGCCTTATTGCCATCATGACTGGCAGCAAGGAAAACGTATCCTTGCACCAGAATACGGCGGCGATGGGCAACTGGTCGGACAGTGCGACCAGTATCCGCTCCCTCTCATCGGATTTCCTGGCCACTGGGCGCCGAACGCGTTGCTTTTCTACACCGGAGATCA
It encodes:
- a CDS encoding peptidyl-alpha-hydroxyglycine alpha-amidating lyase family protein — its product is MFNAGRVVSVLCGLILVFTCAVETVSAQNQAPNPYRTVGGIWAPLPDGRAWGSTSAVEVSPDGETIWALDRCGENTCVGHDDLDTVFQFDKDGNLLTRFGAGMFVWPHGIDVDDQGNVWVADARGEGNRGHQVIKFSPEGEVLMRLGTAGVAGRTEETFDQPNDVLVAPNGDIFVGDGHPANGNNRIVKFSSDGAYITEWGETGSEPGQFRTPHALAMDSQGLLYVGDRSNRRIQVFDQDGEFIRDFFGFGRASGLSIDTNDMLYIADSESNWRRNPGFKRGIRIASVSDGLVVAFIPDPEPDQDNAGTSAAEGVAIDNEGNVYGAEVGPRALRKHVKP
- a CDS encoding PQQ-dependent sugar dehydrogenase gives rise to the protein MKRLFSKIALAGCGILVIGTLPVNAQANLPACDPDNGGITLPDGFCAMVVADDLGAARHLTVAPNGDLYVAIRNQGAPADIIALRDTTGDGRADHQERFGRDGGTSIGLHNNYLYFGRDTAIERFRMRANELIPEQPPELLVTLPDQEGHRAKGFAFDGTGGMFVNVGAPSNACQPGGRVPEEAGENPCSLLDLHGGVWRFDENAANQTQETGTHFATGMRQNFAMAWHPTEGGLYLVQHGRDQLNTLWPGRFTDEQNAELPSEEFLKIEEGSNFGWPYCHHDWQQGKRILAPEYGGDGQLVGQCDQYPLPLIGFPGHWAPNALLFYTGDQFPSRYQGGAFVVFHGSWNRAPLPQGGYNVVFVPFTGDAPTNGEYEIFADGFAGQTPLMERNDATYRPSGVAEGPDGSLYISNDKTGRIWRVIYQGN